In a genomic window of Corynebacterium coyleae:
- a CDS encoding DUF4040 family protein: MTLPLVIGLVAATVVLSPLLVRVMDRKAGYPLAALLFAAAGVLGTNFTAVSQGSDLLWSFVWARDVMGTGSAIEFALRADGLGIFFALLALVIGGVVFVYSAAYLPEKQGNTSFYTIMTAFTLSVLLLVLADDAVLLFIAWELVSIASFMLIARSGSSGEAGSYRTLILTFFGGLTLLAGLAVAAIQAGTTRLADILAADVWGDNRVTVVVALLIAFSAFTKAAQFPFHFWLPEAMAAATPVSAFLHAAAVVKAGVYLLLRFSTVFSDVAAWNYLLVIIGLFTAIMSACFAITKTDLKHLTAYSTVSHLGWIVAAIGVGSPIGLAAALTHTLAHALFKSSLFMLIGVVDHEAGTRDMRRLGKLYDKMPFTFASTVVAAASMAAVPPLFGFVSKESILDAFHEAPYGMALLIIAGFAAFLTFLYSLKIVFGAFVDGPKDMSHVHEAPVALWLPAALPGWMSVVLPFMLFWVDNPVSAGVRAITGDDTFTTHLAIWHGLTAPFIVSLIVLIAGVIFAVAFRKPVFAALRNKQLLPADGPDILFRITRGLSDFGEQLGKLADGFNPSRHLFPLLASVTAMGLCVIALTDGIDGVTPADRAEGLDVWWDLIPFAIIAMSVLGMVFTRSRLASAVLLGTVGVGMTLQMFMLGAPDVALTQFLVEALTVVVILVVLRYQPRVFPETKPRRKALAAVFALLAGVVAFFGVYGLTGRRGRSELAEWYLTEGGDVTGADNIVAVIIVEFRGFDTLGELSVLGMAAVVIAAVVASMPRHLFEAGTRPRPFGQSQLNSIPLRKAAALVAPVLVVLSVLIFFRGHTAPGGGFVAALVMATAFAINYLSRGSDADVVKNFTPIRLTGWGIIIAISSGFLGFIEGGFMYAIHGEIAGEHMTTSLIFDFGIYLAVLGMVTAAINALGGYLRPGADLSDLDYSRDEAENPLPSIPEPLPPENPVDAHPDPINPAHDPQPVITKEP, encoded by the coding sequence ATGACTCTCCCCCTCGTCATCGGGCTCGTTGCAGCAACGGTGGTGCTTTCGCCGCTGCTGGTGCGAGTCATGGACAGGAAAGCCGGGTACCCGCTCGCAGCACTGCTGTTCGCTGCCGCAGGTGTGCTGGGCACCAACTTCACCGCCGTTTCCCAGGGCAGCGACCTGTTGTGGTCGTTCGTGTGGGCGCGCGATGTGATGGGTACCGGCTCCGCGATCGAGTTCGCACTGCGCGCGGACGGCTTAGGCATCTTCTTCGCGCTGCTTGCGCTGGTCATCGGCGGTGTAGTGTTCGTCTACTCCGCCGCCTACCTGCCCGAAAAGCAAGGCAACACGAGTTTCTACACCATCATGACGGCCTTCACGCTGTCCGTGCTGTTGCTTGTGCTTGCCGACGACGCCGTGCTGCTCTTCATCGCCTGGGAGCTCGTCTCCATCGCGTCGTTCATGCTGATCGCCCGATCCGGCTCGTCGGGCGAGGCCGGTTCGTACCGCACCCTGATCCTGACGTTCTTCGGCGGCCTGACGCTTTTGGCGGGCCTTGCGGTCGCCGCCATCCAGGCAGGCACGACGCGACTAGCGGATATTTTGGCCGCGGACGTGTGGGGCGACAACCGCGTCACCGTTGTCGTCGCGCTGCTGATCGCGTTCTCCGCATTTACCAAGGCTGCGCAGTTCCCGTTCCACTTCTGGCTGCCCGAAGCCATGGCTGCCGCCACCCCGGTGTCCGCGTTCCTGCACGCCGCCGCCGTGGTCAAGGCCGGCGTGTACTTGCTGCTGCGCTTCTCCACTGTGTTCTCGGACGTCGCCGCCTGGAACTACCTGCTGGTCATCATCGGCCTGTTCACGGCAATCATGTCGGCGTGCTTTGCCATCACCAAGACGGACCTGAAGCACCTCACCGCCTACTCCACCGTGTCGCACCTCGGCTGGATCGTCGCCGCCATCGGCGTCGGCTCCCCGATTGGCCTGGCCGCCGCACTGACCCACACGCTGGCGCACGCACTGTTTAAGTCCTCGCTGTTCATGCTCATCGGTGTGGTCGACCACGAGGCCGGCACCCGCGACATGCGACGTCTGGGCAAGCTTTACGACAAGATGCCGTTCACGTTCGCCTCCACCGTGGTGGCGGCCGCCTCCATGGCTGCGGTTCCCCCGCTGTTCGGCTTCGTATCCAAGGAATCCATCCTCGACGCCTTCCACGAGGCGCCCTACGGCATGGCCCTTTTGATCATCGCCGGGTTCGCCGCATTCCTGACGTTCCTGTACTCGCTGAAGATTGTCTTCGGCGCGTTCGTGGACGGCCCGAAGGACATGTCGCACGTCCACGAAGCACCCGTCGCCCTCTGGCTGCCGGCCGCACTGCCGGGCTGGATGTCCGTCGTCCTGCCGTTCATGCTGTTCTGGGTGGACAACCCCGTCTCCGCAGGCGTACGCGCAATTACTGGCGACGACACCTTCACCACCCACCTGGCCATCTGGCACGGCCTGACCGCACCGTTCATCGTCTCCCTGATCGTTCTGATCGCCGGCGTGATCTTCGCAGTTGCCTTCCGCAAACCCGTCTTCGCGGCACTGCGCAACAAGCAACTCCTGCCTGCCGACGGCCCCGACATTCTCTTCCGGATCACCCGCGGCCTGTCCGACTTCGGCGAGCAACTGGGCAAGCTGGCCGACGGCTTCAACCCGTCACGCCACCTCTTCCCACTGCTGGCCTCCGTCACCGCCATGGGCCTGTGCGTCATCGCACTCACCGACGGCATCGACGGTGTGACCCCAGCCGACCGTGCCGAAGGCCTCGACGTGTGGTGGGACCTCATCCCGTTTGCCATCATCGCCATGTCGGTCCTGGGCATGGTGTTCACCCGCTCCCGCCTGGCCTCCGCCGTACTGCTGGGCACCGTGGGCGTGGGCATGACCCTGCAGATGTTCATGCTCGGTGCCCCCGACGTGGCGCTGACCCAGTTCCTCGTCGAGGCACTCACCGTCGTGGTCATCCTGGTTGTGCTGCGCTACCAGCCGCGTGTCTTCCCGGAGACGAAGCCTCGTCGTAAAGCACTTGCTGCTGTATTTGCACTGCTCGCCGGCGTCGTTGCCTTCTTCGGCGTCTACGGGCTGACCGGCCGTCGCGGCCGCTCCGAACTCGCCGAGTGGTACCTCACCGAAGGCGGCGACGTCACCGGCGCCGACAACATCGTCGCCGTGATCATCGTGGAATTCCGTGGCTTCGATACCCTCGGCGAACTCTCCGTCCTCGGCATGGCCGCCGTGGTCATTGCCGCCGTGGTCGCCTCCATGCCACGCCACCTCTTCGAAGCTGGCACACGCCCGCGCCCGTTCGGCCAATCGCAGTTGAACTCCATCCCGCTGCGCAAGGCCGCCGCGCTTGTCGCCCCGGTACTCGTCGTACTGTCGGTGCTGATCTTCTTCCGCGGCCACACCGCACCAGGCGGCGGCTTCGTCGCAGCACTGGTCATGGCAACCGCATTCGCCATCAACTACCTCTCCCGCGGCTCGGATGCCGACGTGGTGAAGAACTTCACCCCAATCCGCCTGACCGGCTGGGGCATCATCATCGCGATCTCCTCCGGCTTCCTCGGGTTCATCGAAGGCGGCTTCATGTACGCCATCCACGGCGAAATCGCCGGCGAACACATGACCACCTCGCTCATCTTCGACTTCGGCATCTACCTCGCCGTGCTCGGCATGGTCACCGCCGCCATCAACGCACTCGGCGGCTACCTGCGCCCCGGCGCCGACCTGTCCGACCTGGACTACTCGCGCGACGAAGCCGAAAACCCACTGCCGTCCATCCCCGAGCCGCTACCGCCGGAAAACCCGGTGGACGCACACCCCGACCCGATCAACCCGGCGCACGACCCGCAGCCGGTTATCACGAAGGAGCCTTAA
- a CDS encoding monovalent cation/H+ antiporter subunit D family protein, with amino-acid sequence MAVDAILPIFVALPLIVSAVTALSPWRKLNNTLAIAIPAINLAMGVWLYLYTAEHGTIAHVIGLYQGGVGISFAADTFSAVMIVTTMIVALTSNWFAIAVGETQARFYTPLSLVLITGVCGALLTADLFNFFVMIEVCLLPSYGLIAMSGTRHRLLSARMFVLVNLAASTMLVLGVGYLYAVTGVVNLASLQGVAAGNGPATVATGIVVIAIAAKAGVFPVYTWLPRTYPSTSAAVMGLFSGLHTKVAVYMLFRIWVIMFDMDPRWNTLLIVVMVISMIIGGYAGLAESTMRRVLAYQMVNGMPFILIMLAFTNDDARYALAAGLLYTLHHMVTIAALVLNSGAIEETYGTGTMAKLSGIARRDPWTSAVFVAGAFSIVGFPPFSGIFGKVTIVLAAATPGDWRSWVAITAIIVASFGALLSMMRLWQRVFWGRPMQHYPEALNVRVSFMLPSAVLMILSLGMFIFAGQMWDITTTAVDDLLNVDAYTSAVLGDDSIGGDN; translated from the coding sequence ATGGCCGTCGACGCAATCCTGCCTATCTTCGTTGCGCTACCGCTGATCGTCTCCGCGGTCACGGCGCTGAGCCCCTGGAGGAAGCTCAACAACACGCTCGCCATCGCCATCCCGGCGATCAACCTGGCAATGGGTGTGTGGCTCTACCTCTACACCGCTGAGCACGGCACGATCGCCCACGTCATCGGCCTGTACCAAGGCGGCGTTGGCATCTCGTTCGCCGCGGATACGTTCTCCGCGGTGATGATCGTGACCACCATGATCGTGGCGCTGACCTCCAACTGGTTCGCCATCGCCGTCGGCGAAACCCAAGCACGCTTCTACACACCCCTGTCGCTCGTACTGATCACCGGCGTGTGCGGCGCGCTGCTCACCGCGGACCTGTTCAACTTCTTCGTCATGATCGAGGTCTGCCTCCTGCCCTCCTACGGCCTGATCGCCATGTCGGGCACCCGCCACCGCCTGCTGTCGGCGCGTATGTTCGTGCTGGTCAACCTGGCGGCGTCGACAATGCTGGTGCTCGGCGTGGGCTACCTCTACGCCGTCACCGGCGTGGTCAACCTCGCCTCCCTGCAAGGTGTGGCTGCGGGCAACGGCCCGGCAACGGTGGCCACCGGCATCGTCGTCATCGCAATTGCTGCGAAGGCTGGCGTGTTCCCCGTCTACACCTGGCTGCCACGCACCTACCCGTCCACCTCGGCCGCCGTGATGGGCCTGTTCTCCGGCCTGCACACCAAGGTCGCCGTCTACATGCTCTTCCGCATCTGGGTGATCATGTTCGACATGGACCCGCGCTGGAACACCCTGCTGATCGTGGTCATGGTCATCTCCATGATCATCGGCGGCTACGCAGGCCTGGCCGAATCCACCATGCGCCGCGTGCTCGCCTACCAGATGGTCAACGGCATGCCGTTCATCCTCATCATGCTGGCATTCACTAACGACGACGCCCGCTACGCCCTGGCCGCCGGCCTGCTCTACACCCTGCACCACATGGTCACCATCGCCGCACTGGTGCTCAACTCCGGCGCGATCGAAGAAACCTACGGCACCGGCACCATGGCCAAACTTTCCGGCATCGCCCGGCGCGACCCATGGACCTCCGCCGTGTTCGTCGCCGGCGCGTTCTCCATCGTCGGCTTCCCGCCATTTTCCGGCATCTTCGGCAAAGTCACCATCGTGCTCGCCGCCGCAACACCCGGCGACTGGCGCTCCTGGGTAGCCATCACCGCCATCATCGTCGCCTCCTTCGGCGCCCTGCTGTCCATGATGCGCCTCTGGCAACGCGTCTTCTGGGGCCGACCCATGCAGCACTACCCCGAAGCGCTCAACGTGCGAGTGAGCTTCATGCTGCCGTCCGCGGTCCTCATGATCCTCTCGCTCGGCATGTTCATCTTCGCCGGCCAAATGTGGGACATCACCACCACCGCAGTCGACGACCTACTCAACGTCGACGCCTACACCAGCGCCGTACTTGGCGACGACTCCATCGGAGGCGATAACTAA
- a CDS encoding Na+/H+ antiporter subunit G has product MTAYEIIVAALVILATICVIAATILQLRAPDALTRVNLLGPLVVIAFPILIIAKLIYSWSTTGFDLNDFIRAIIAILGVWIVGSVASFIMGRSLYGVTVSDKL; this is encoded by the coding sequence ATGACCGCTTACGAAATCATCGTCGCTGCCCTGGTCATCCTGGCCACCATCTGCGTCATCGCAGCCACCATCCTGCAACTACGCGCCCCCGACGCGCTCACGCGCGTCAACCTGCTCGGCCCCCTGGTAGTCATTGCGTTTCCGATCCTGATCATCGCGAAACTCATCTACTCCTGGTCCACCACCGGCTTCGACCTCAACGACTTCATCCGCGCCATCATCGCCATCCTCGGCGTCTGGATCGTCGGCTCCGTCGCCTCCTTCATCATGGGCCGCTCCCTCTACGGCGTGACGGTGTCCGACAA
- a CDS encoding cation:proton antiporter subunit C, whose protein sequence is MVMALTIAVLVAGSVYLVLQRGMVRIVFGMSLFGHASNLTLLAAGVGSWRGEAFPSRVPFEDMGDPLPQAFVLTAIVIAMATTTILLMLASLGRNDDTAEQPTGTDAGYSKMWLSPSALSTAGRNARLNPKKLEEIRAREISHVTNDDLKVKD, encoded by the coding sequence ATGGTCATGGCACTTACCATCGCGGTTCTCGTCGCGGGATCCGTCTACCTCGTACTCCAACGCGGCATGGTGCGCATCGTCTTCGGCATGTCCCTATTCGGCCACGCCTCCAACCTCACCCTGCTCGCCGCAGGCGTGGGCTCCTGGCGCGGCGAAGCATTCCCCTCCCGCGTCCCCTTCGAAGACATGGGCGACCCGTTGCCACAGGCATTCGTGCTGACCGCCATCGTCATCGCAATGGCAACCACCACGATCCTGCTTATGCTCGCATCGCTCGGGCGTAACGACGACACCGCCGAGCAACCCACCGGCACCGACGCCGGCTACTCCAAGATGTGGCTCAGCCCCTCCGCACTGTCCACCGCCGGCCGCAACGCGCGCCTCAACCCCAAGAAGCTGGAAGAGATCCGCGCACGCGAGATCAGCCACGTCACCAACGATGATCTGAAGGTGAAAGACTAA
- a CDS encoding cation:proton antiporter has protein sequence MFVTIMQACLIIMAICLLISLAAVILTKDELSRAVMADMVFYGMIAIFLVWTLWNTSSIAYEIPILAGIVCGVIPTISMARIISRGRR, from the coding sequence ATGTTTGTCACCATCATGCAGGCCTGCCTCATCATCATGGCCATCTGCCTACTCATCTCCCTTGCAGCGGTCATCCTGACCAAAGACGAATTGTCGCGCGCCGTCATGGCCGACATGGTCTTCTACGGCATGATCGCCATCTTCCTCGTCTGGACCCTGTGGAACACCTCGTCCATCGCCTACGAGATCCCCATCCTCGCCGGCATCGTCTGCGGCGTGATCCCAACGATCTCCATGGCCCGCATCATCTCGAGAGGACGCCGCTAA
- a CDS encoding G5 domain-containing protein produces the protein MEDTPDGSTFSFGQKNGKPVLTQEVDGWNYTIDPKTGVVTATPPTDAKPGERKTVSVTVNAPGGLTTQAPVTTVVKLTNAWEAEPTYPVETVFPGDTAELAVNLDKPDDVNVAKDTPYKLGKVPTGWTVSIDSNGKIIATAPEDAEQGTQVEIPVTVTYEDGSTDQVKAVINVVDVPTREVPYKVVYKQDDSIPAGEYEVETKGKPGKEKQNRDGTWERTEEPVDEVVLVGTKPVVATGTQTWIAPTPYDTVLRPNPDLKPGETKIVREGTPGKTQYTVDFSAKDGQTETTPTKTELEPPVDQIIEYGPQLNDDELVVTTKKPVVFETKIIFDDTLVAGRTITDEEGETGEITVTSTQKLVDGRPSGDPVVTEEVTKEKKDAVVRVGTMTEGEITNKYEVDVPYTVEIVYDDSIPAGETKVKQEGVPGKKTTTVTQKIRNSQPDGDPEMTFDETKAPVTKIILVGTKQAKSKSDVTWTEPIPYSTELRPADDLAPGETRVVQEGEDGEVTYTAKFTAAGGEAGVNEGEVRKPAKPRIVEYGLQTDSDDYVVETTRHIPFETKVIFDDTLQEGEQVIDQGVVGQEAVTATQKIVNGRPTGDPVITTRTIQEPKNAVIRIGVKPTPDIVDKVKTQIPFETEVIYDPEMPAGESETVTEGKSGEKEITTTRKVTDGVPGDPVVTENVLSQPTKQVIKVGTKPSSASDKVTWTAQVPFGVETRPNPELKPGEIKVAQKGVPGEKTYTADFTAKGDQASVKPEEKQTKDPVNEIIEYGPAIKDGDLTTKVKKPVPFETEVILDDTLESGKQVVDQQGELGEDVETSTQKIVDGKPSGDPKVTTDRTKEPVKQIIRVGTKIPDPKKAETYVEVPFETEVEFDENLEPGKEVEVSPGKPGKIRVTSEDGKTVVEEIEPAQPRKIRVGAKPGETPEWKNNIPFKVKTVERPDLPAGTHRVVQKGVPGLARHVGDEVEVIEQPKDEIIEVGTGISDGYVKEIEVTDVPFKTQIIEDDTLEAGQYKVEQQGRTGYDKTTKVWKYVDGAKQGEAVPTYEKISDSQDMIIRVGTKKPTTDPNTPTPTEDLEIGVHYTTKIVYDPSLEPGEEVEDVAGEDGKYVIKVVDGKAAAEVVKEPVERVVRVGTKPADGVRWTEETAYDFEIREDPNMEAGKHEIVQPGVPGERIHKEDGTVEEKAPQKLIVKVGTKQPADPDKPTDPTTPADPAQSSSDKAKRCVANAFAKNSPILWLLPIGVLAGIGYGVNEAFGPQIQKASAELNARFQESMPKHDWGHGHQGRQWEQPEWARELQVKADAINRQFAGYGEQLQPLGIALGVIAAASLTGVLIAQACREEGFDNGMTVLGSTERVTSSGETGSSSSKGSSENAGSSENAGSSSK, from the coding sequence GTGGAGGACACGCCAGACGGCTCCACGTTCTCCTTCGGCCAGAAGAATGGCAAGCCGGTCCTCACCCAGGAAGTAGATGGTTGGAATTACACCATCGACCCGAAAACCGGTGTGGTCACAGCTACCCCGCCGACGGATGCCAAGCCGGGAGAAAGGAAGACTGTCTCCGTTACGGTAAACGCACCGGGTGGTTTGACCACTCAGGCGCCTGTCACCACCGTGGTGAAGCTGACCAATGCGTGGGAGGCAGAGCCAACATACCCTGTTGAAACAGTCTTCCCGGGAGATACCGCAGAGTTGGCGGTTAACCTTGACAAGCCAGATGACGTTAACGTGGCGAAGGATACCCCCTACAAGCTGGGCAAGGTTCCGACTGGTTGGACCGTCAGCATTGACAGCAACGGCAAAATCATCGCAACGGCCCCTGAAGACGCGGAACAGGGGACTCAGGTTGAGATTCCCGTCACCGTGACCTACGAGGATGGTTCCACGGATCAGGTGAAGGCTGTCATCAACGTTGTTGACGTGCCGACACGCGAAGTCCCGTACAAGGTCGTATATAAGCAAGACGACTCTATTCCGGCCGGCGAGTACGAGGTCGAAACCAAGGGCAAGCCGGGCAAGGAGAAGCAGAACAGAGACGGCACTTGGGAGCGAACCGAAGAGCCGGTTGATGAGGTCGTCCTTGTCGGCACCAAGCCGGTCGTAGCAACAGGCACTCAAACGTGGATTGCGCCAACTCCTTACGACACTGTGCTTCGCCCAAATCCTGATCTCAAGCCGGGTGAAACCAAGATTGTTCGGGAAGGTACGCCTGGCAAGACCCAGTACACGGTGGACTTCTCGGCCAAGGATGGGCAGACCGAGACCACACCGACGAAGACTGAGCTGGAGCCGCCGGTAGACCAGATCATTGAGTACGGTCCGCAACTCAACGATGACGAGTTGGTGGTGACGACCAAGAAGCCGGTTGTCTTTGAAACCAAGATCATTTTTGATGACACCCTCGTCGCCGGTCGGACCATCACTGATGAGGAAGGCGAAACCGGCGAAATCACTGTGACCTCGACGCAGAAGCTTGTCGACGGTCGCCCTTCCGGAGATCCTGTAGTCACCGAGGAAGTGACAAAGGAAAAGAAGGACGCCGTTGTTCGCGTCGGCACGATGACCGAAGGCGAGATCACTAACAAGTACGAAGTTGATGTTCCGTACACGGTTGAGATCGTCTACGACGATTCCATTCCTGCTGGCGAGACCAAGGTCAAGCAAGAGGGTGTGCCGGGTAAGAAAACCACGACGGTCACGCAGAAGATCCGCAACTCCCAGCCTGATGGCGACCCGGAGATGACCTTCGACGAGACGAAGGCACCGGTCACAAAGATCATCCTCGTGGGCACTAAGCAAGCGAAGTCGAAGTCCGATGTGACTTGGACTGAGCCGATTCCGTACAGCACGGAACTGCGCCCGGCTGATGACCTTGCGCCGGGTGAAACCCGCGTGGTCCAGGAAGGTGAAGACGGCGAGGTTACCTACACCGCGAAGTTCACCGCTGCTGGCGGCGAGGCGGGGGTCAATGAGGGAGAGGTGCGTAAGCCCGCGAAGCCGCGCATTGTGGAATACGGTTTGCAGACCGATTCTGACGACTACGTAGTTGAGACCACCCGTCACATTCCGTTTGAAACCAAGGTTATTTTCGATGACACCTTGCAAGAAGGCGAGCAGGTCATTGATCAGGGCGTCGTTGGGCAGGAAGCGGTCACCGCAACCCAAAAGATTGTCAACGGCCGCCCCACCGGCGATCCCGTGATCACGACCCGCACCATTCAGGAACCGAAGAATGCGGTAATTCGTATCGGTGTGAAGCCGACGCCGGATATCGTCGACAAGGTCAAGACTCAGATTCCTTTCGAGACTGAGGTCATCTATGACCCAGAGATGCCAGCAGGCGAGTCCGAAACTGTTACTGAAGGCAAGTCTGGCGAGAAGGAAATCACCACCACTCGTAAGGTGACAGATGGTGTTCCTGGTGATCCAGTGGTTACCGAGAATGTGCTTTCCCAACCGACGAAGCAGGTGATCAAGGTTGGTACCAAGCCGTCGAGTGCTAGCGATAAGGTGACCTGGACTGCTCAGGTTCCGTTTGGTGTTGAGACCCGTCCGAACCCGGAGTTGAAGCCGGGTGAGATCAAGGTCGCCCAGAAGGGCGTCCCGGGTGAGAAGACCTACACCGCTGACTTCACCGCCAAGGGCGACCAGGCTTCCGTGAAGCCTGAAGAGAAGCAGACCAAGGATCCGGTCAACGAGATCATCGAGTACGGTCCGGCCATCAAGGACGGCGATCTGACCACCAAGGTGAAGAAGCCAGTTCCGTTCGAGACCGAGGTCATCCTCGACGACACCCTTGAGTCTGGTAAGCAGGTTGTCGATCAGCAGGGCGAGCTTGGTGAGGACGTTGAGACCTCCACCCAGAAGATCGTCGACGGCAAGCCGTCCGGGGATCCAAAGGTGACCACTGACCGCACCAAGGAGCCGGTCAAGCAGATCATCCGTGTTGGCACCAAGATCCCTGATCCGAAGAAGGCTGAGACCTACGTTGAGGTTCCATTCGAGACCGAGGTCGAGTTTGATGAGAACTTGGAACCGGGCAAGGAAGTTGAAGTTTCCCCGGGTAAGCCGGGCAAGATTCGCGTGACCTCCGAAGACGGCAAGACGGTCGTCGAAGAGATCGAGCCGGCACAGCCGCGCAAGATCCGTGTTGGTGCCAAGCCGGGTGAAACGCCGGAGTGGAAGAACAACATTCCGTTCAAGGTAAAGACTGTAGAGAGGCCGGATCTGCCGGCTGGCACCCACCGTGTTGTTCAGAAGGGCGTTCCGGGTCTGGCTCGTCACGTTGGTGACGAGGTCGAGGTCATCGAGCAGCCGAAGGATGAGATCATCGAGGTCGGCACTGGTATCAGTGACGGCTACGTCAAGGAGATCGAAGTCACTGACGTCCCGTTCAAGACCCAAATCATCGAAGATGACACCCTCGAGGCTGGCCAGTACAAGGTTGAACAACAGGGCAGGACTGGCTACGACAAGACCACAAAGGTCTGGAAGTATGTCGACGGGGCTAAGCAGGGCGAAGCGGTGCCGACGTATGAAAAGATCTCCGATTCGCAGGACATGATCATCCGCGTTGGTACCAAGAAGCCGACGACGGACCCGAACACGCCGACGCCGACCGAAGACCTCGAAATTGGCGTCCACTACACCACCAAGATCGTCTACGATCCGAGCCTCGAGCCAGGTGAGGAAGTCGAAGATGTTGCTGGTGAGGACGGCAAGTACGTCATCAAGGTCGTCGACGGCAAGGCTGCCGCCGAGGTGGTGAAGGAGCCGGTCGAACGCGTCGTGCGCGTTGGCACCAAGCCGGCCGACGGCGTCCGTTGGACCGAGGAAACCGCCTACGATTTCGAGATCCGAGAGGATCCGAACATGGAAGCTGGCAAGCACGAGATCGTGCAGCCAGGTGTTCCGGGTGAGCGCATCCACAAGGAAGACGGCACCGTCGAGGAGAAGGCTCCGCAGAAGCTGATCGTCAAGGTTGGCACGAAGCAGCCGGCTGACCCGGACAAGCCGACCGATCCGACCACCCCGGCGGATCCGGCTCAGAGCTCGTCCGATAAGGCGAAGCGCTGCGTGGCCAACGCGTTTGCGAAGAACAGCCCGATCCTGTGGCTGCTGCCAATCGGCGTCCTCGCTGGCATTGGCTACGGCGTGAACGAGGCGTTCGGTCCGCAGATCCAGAAGGCATCTGCAGAGCTCAACGCTCGTTTCCAGGAGTCCATGCCGAAGCATGACTGGGGTCACGGCCACCAGGGCCGCCAGTGGGAGCAGCCTGAGTGGGCTCGCGAACTGCAAGTGAAGGCAGACGCCATCAACCGTCAGTTCGCAGGCTACGGCGAGCAGCTCCAGCCGCTGGGTATTGCGCTTGGTGTCATTGCTGCAGCCAGCCTCACCGGTGTGCTGATTGCACAGGCCTGCCGCGAAGAGGGCTTCGACAACGGCATGACCGTGCTCGGCTCGACGGAGCGTGTGACGTCCTCGGGCGAGACGGGCTCGTCGTCAAGCAAGGGCTCATCGGAGAACGCAGGTTCGTCGGAGAACGCAGGCTCCTCCAGTAAGTAG
- a CDS encoding monovalent cation/H+ antiporter subunit E: protein MRGIIHAAGYTCWIIKEIFAAGFDAVFKAFNPATKIEPIVIYYPMRLRTDWEVFWFTTSITATPGTLSMGLRHPIEPGGPITLLVQAAFGSDPEDIIAGLADMEEHVRPSLRNSPIDPKTVTWEPYVDQGPTPDDDTVPPAERMN, encoded by the coding sequence ATGCGAGGCATCATCCACGCCGCGGGCTACACCTGCTGGATCATCAAAGAAATCTTCGCCGCAGGCTTCGACGCCGTGTTCAAGGCATTCAACCCGGCGACCAAGATCGAACCAATCGTCATCTACTACCCCATGCGCCTGCGCACCGACTGGGAAGTGTTCTGGTTCACCACCTCCATCACCGCCACCCCAGGCACCCTCTCCATGGGCCTGCGCCACCCCATCGAGCCCGGCGGCCCCATCACCCTGCTGGTGCAAGCCGCGTTCGGCTCCGACCCGGAAGACATCATCGCGGGGCTGGCGGATATGGAGGAGCACGTGCGGCCGTCGCTACGCAATAGCCCCATCGACCCGAAAACCGTCACCTGGGAGCCCTACGTCGACCAAGGCCCCACGCCTGACGACGACACCGTCCCGCCCGCAGAAAGGATGAACTAA